A DNA window from Centropristis striata isolate RG_2023a ecotype Rhode Island chromosome 10, C.striata_1.0, whole genome shotgun sequence contains the following coding sequences:
- the mfsd9 gene encoding major facilitator superfamily domain-containing protein 9, whose translation MNNHKCSTLFQKPRGRTRIIQCIYVVGFMDLFGVSMIIPLLSHHVKALGASPTVAGIVGSTYGILQLFSSTIVGGWSDVVGRRDSLLTCLLLSALGYGLLGMSTSIALFVLARIPVGLFKHSLSICRALLSDLVTESERPLVMGHFNAASSVGFILGPVVGGYLTEHEGGFYTSSFTCAVIFLTNAGLVWMLPWSETLITGNDTNSSNDTSKRCHDCSKFVRNGSPANNHHPAETDPDTKAPGKHRGGLSWRDVSLLQPAWRQLSSVGSKIHTVASSDMWDLFLVRLLMAIAIMLYYSNFSLAMEERFSVKPKMTGYLISYSSTLGALGGFLVGPVTHLYGNNMPALLLHSTVLTSSLIFLYAAAPSVSQVVLTSTFFAISTSIGRTCITDLELQRGGVQASGTLIGAGQSVTAVGRVLAPLLSGLAQEFSPCGPPFLGVILALAAVGLLLIRIPKWDGRGMTKNAKL comes from the exons ATGAACAACCACAAATGTAGCACCTTATTTCAGAAACCAAGAGGAAGGACGAGGATTATACAATGTATTTACGTTGTGGGCTTCATG GATTTGTTCGGGGTGAGCATGATCATCCCGCTGCTCAGCCATCACGTGAAAGCTCTTGGAGCAAGTCCCACTGTGGCTGGTATTGTAG GATCTACTTACGGGATCTTACAGCTCTTCTCAAGCACAATAGTT gGCGGCTGGAGTGATGTGGTGGGACGGCGGGACTCTCTGCTGACCTGTCTGCTGCTGAGCGCTCTGGGCTACGGCCTGCTCGGGATGTCCACCAGCATCGCTCTGTTTGTCCTCGCACGGATACCTGTTG GGCTGTTCAAGCACTCCCTGTCCATCTGCAGAGCCCTGCTGTCTGATCTGGTGACTGAGTCAGAGCGCCCTCTGGTGATGGGACACTTTAATGCAGCCTCCAGCGTCGGCTTCATCCTGGGTCCAGTGGTGGGAGGCTACCTCACAGAGCATGAAGGCGGCTTTTATACCTCCTCCTTTACCTGCGCGGTCATATTCCTTACTAACGCAG GGCTTGTATGGATGCTTCCATGGAGTGAGACACTAATAACCGGTAATGACACAAACTCCAGCAACGACACAAGTAAACGTTGTCATGACTGCAGTAAGTTTGTCCGCAATGGGTCTCCTGCAAATAATCACCACCCAGCGGAGACTGACCCGGACACCAAAGCTCCAGGGAAGCACAGAGGTGGTCTCAGCTGGAGGGACGTGTCTCTGCTCCAGCCTGCCTGGAGACAGCTGTCCTCGGTGGGCTCCAAGATCCACACAGTGGCCTCCTCAGACATGTGGGACCTTTTCCTGGTGCGCCTTCTGATGGCTATAGCTATCATGCTTTACTACAGTAACTTTTCTCTGGCGATGGAGGAGCGTTTCTCTGTTAAACCAAAGATGACCGGTTATCTGATCAGCTACAGCAGCACTTTAGGGGCCCTGGGTGGGTTCCTGGTGGGGCCCGTCACCCATCTGTATGGGAACAACATGCCAGCTCTCCTGCTTCATTCCACGGTCCTCACCTCCTCACTTATTTTCCTGTATGCTGCTGCACCCAGTGTCTCGCAGGTAGTACTCACCTCCACGTTCTTTGCCATCTCCACCAGTATCGGACGGACGTGTATCACAGACCTggagctgcagagaggaggggtCCAGGCCAGTGGGACTCTGATCGGAGCCGGGCAGTCAGTCACAGCCGTCGGCAGAGTCCTGGCACCTCTCCTCTCAGGTCTGGCCCAGGAGTTCAGCCCTTGTGGCCCCCCCTTTCTGGGAGTGATCTTAGCTCTTGCAGCTGTAGGTTTACTGCTCATCAGGATCCCCAAATGGGACGGGAGAGGGatgacaaaaaatgcaaaactctGA